Proteins encoded together in one Nostoc sp. UHCC 0302 window:
- the mobC gene encoding plasmid mobilization relaxosome protein MobC, translated as MQPDPRAALSNQLADTLSNRSVSRDDKREITITFRVNSAEKARLEQRCSGVVQSDYIRARLFDYPLLHPKLIIPEVNRQAIYELKKIGNNLNQQTKAINEAVKIGSQPLTVEVKSYLRTIEELTALLEQTRQSLTQTTAEG; from the coding sequence ATGCAACCAGACCCCCGCGCTGCTCTAAGTAATCAACTAGCTGACACATTAAGTAATCGTTCAGTATCACGAGATGATAAGCGAGAAATAACTATCACGTTTCGGGTGAACTCTGCCGAAAAAGCGAGGCTAGAGCAGCGATGTAGTGGAGTGGTGCAAAGTGACTATATTAGAGCGAGATTATTTGACTACCCTTTGCTACATCCCAAACTGATCATTCCCGAAGTTAACCGACAAGCTATATATGAGTTAAAGAAGATTGGGAACAACTTGAATCAGCAGACTAAGGCGATTAACGAAGCTGTAAAAATTGGGAGTCAACCGCTGACGGTGGAGGTGAAATCATATCTGAGAACTATTGAAGAACTGACAGCACTTTTAGAACAGACTCGCCAATCACTCACCCAGACAACAGCAGAGGGTTAG